One genomic region from Spiroplasma endosymbiont of Polydrusus cervinus encodes:
- a CDS encoding ABC transporter ATP-binding protein, with translation MNNNALVLSDVAIAARNFSKKFKNSIVGPFNFNVGRGKLHAILGSSGSGKTVFIKSLIGGLKGFKGEITIFGKKATKISMKKMISYVPEFVTFPENISSYNFLKYLGKTNGLRGKYLRDRIEYLMKSLEIWEHRDKDVNSFSSGMKKRVMIIQGIIHDPKILILDEPEAGLDINNRKKIIFYLKQLTLCGKTVFFSSHLLDEIKDYIDEFTMVMRGTQIYTGQLAAFNVKNNYYLVTNNPQEIIRFFNANRVPNWYDRVNNSLNFVLNSPLHLYYVTQYALKKRIKILKISEVEFSFNFLLQKLNITLPPKYDH, from the coding sequence ATGAATAATAATGCATTAGTGCTTAGTGATGTTGCCATTGCTGCGCGTAATTTTAGTAAAAAATTTAAAAATAGTATTGTTGGTCCTTTTAATTTTAATGTTGGCCGGGGGAAATTACATGCTATTTTAGGATCATCGGGAAGTGGAAAAACGGTTTTTATTAAATCTTTAATTGGTGGTTTAAAGGGCTTTAAAGGGGAAATTACCATTTTTGGTAAAAAAGCAACAAAAATTAGTATGAAAAAAATGATTAGTTATGTACCAGAATTTGTTACTTTTCCCGAAAATATTAGTTCTTATAATTTTTTAAAGTATTTAGGAAAAACTAATGGTTTACGCGGAAAATATCTTCGCGATCGTATTGAATACTTAATGAAATCATTAGAAATTTGAGAACACCGTGATAAGGATGTTAATTCCTTTTCATCGGGAATGAAAAAAAGGGTCATGATTATTCAAGGAATTATTCATGATCCAAAAATTTTAATTTTAGATGAACCAGAAGCCGGATTAGATATTAATAATCGAAAAAAAATTATTTTTTATTTAAAACAGTTAACATTATGTGGTAAAACAGTCTTTTTTTCTTCCCACTTGTTAGATGAAATTAAAGACTATATTGATGAATTTACGATGGTAATGCGTGGAACACAAATTTATACAGGGCAATTAGCTGCTTTTAATGTTAAAAATAATTACTATCTTGTTACAAATAATCCCCAAGAAATAATCCGGTTTTTTAATGCCAACCGTGTTCCAAACTGGTATGATCGTGTGAATAATTCGTTAAATTTCGTTTTAAATTCGCCATTACATTTATATTATGTAACGCAGTATGCCTTAAAAAAACGTATTAAAATTTTAAAAATTAGTGAAGTTGAATTTTCATTTAATTTCTTATTGCAAAAACTAAATATTACCTTACCGCCTAAATATGACCACTAG
- a CDS encoding ABC transporter permease — MLLLLSLVLFGTIASTLFLSSKDINEFLKNFQYAVFIFNNILLLLFILLVIIKIFGREFEDGTYLLLISKPYSRFVLFLLKLISLWILILLFLGTITLFAFGTGYIGSFFKQQNPEYFQVYQSLLLKLFIYSLILSFFASSGILFAVTFLNSQIVLLIVVIFCSLFLVGGMPYWLIMSLTNNIDLSFANESIVKQNYPVKIIKDTINFKRKLEQKLINYDKLTNEMWNFYSQYDYDDLKKVFDNSDYRNITDDSMLRIQRLEFYKSLGLTKTKESEYEIDALQKWDSTTKYNYDGKDSTVSQVISSVGTQNLKMKVHFATDYFFKAPSELDPHNEIHKDLLDFINVIGKKTTWLPYLRLNYFNGTSLFYFNLDKSYYNLSSKNNDPKLVTVDRKLSEPNSFNPVSVFKADFDRMGFLPIESIYNNGDEFQKWIFIYFGIKNSDDFDFDNQNDFVIKTLYVLREIELDIVKKIMDYKLLELIPLKTNSAWQKYNDLMETYSLISKLNIIEHWNQIWTSLLSYVPFWFTPIERSNIDFNVQNNYLMSYQDFPILLGMTDKKVNLYPPPFLNINLLLYIYLGISGLFLLNSYLVLCCKNIT, encoded by the coding sequence GTGTTACTTTTACTGTCACTTGTTTTATTTGGAACAATTGCAAGTACTCTTTTTTTATCTTCAAAAGATATTAATGAATTTTTAAAAAATTTTCAGTATGCTGTATTTATTTTTAATAACATTTTATTATTATTGTTTATTTTGTTAGTAATTATTAAAATTTTTGGACGAGAGTTTGAAGATGGAACTTATTTATTATTAATTTCAAAGCCGTATTCCCGTTTTGTTTTATTTTTATTAAAATTAATTTCGCTTTGAATTTTAATTCTTCTTTTTTTAGGAACAATTACTTTGTTCGCTTTCGGCACTGGTTATATTGGAAGTTTCTTTAAACAGCAGAACCCCGAATATTTCCAAGTTTATCAAAGTTTATTATTAAAGTTATTTATTTATTCTTTAATATTATCTTTTTTTGCTTCAAGTGGGATTTTATTTGCGGTAACTTTTTTAAATTCACAAATTGTTTTATTAATTGTTGTTATTTTCTGTAGTTTGTTTTTAGTTGGGGGAATGCCATATTGATTAATTATGAGTTTAACGAATAACATTGATTTATCATTTGCTAATGAATCAATTGTTAAACAAAATTATCCCGTTAAAATTATTAAAGATACCATTAATTTTAAAAGAAAATTAGAACAAAAATTAATTAACTATGATAAGTTAACTAATGAAATGTGAAATTTTTATAGTCAATATGACTATGATGATTTAAAAAAAGTTTTTGATAATTCTGACTATCGGAATATTACAGATGATTCGATGTTACGAATTCAACGTTTAGAGTTTTATAAATCACTTGGTTTAACTAAAACAAAGGAAAGTGAATATGAAATTGATGCTCTTCAAAAGTGGGATTCAACAACAAAATATAATTATGATGGAAAAGATAGTACTGTCAGTCAAGTTATTAGTAGTGTTGGAACGCAGAATCTTAAAATGAAAGTTCATTTTGCAACTGACTACTTCTTTAAAGCACCAAGTGAATTAGACCCACATAATGAAATTCATAAAGACCTACTTGATTTTATTAATGTCATTGGCAAAAAAACAACATGATTGCCGTATCTTAGACTAAATTATTTTAATGGAACTTCTTTATTTTATTTTAATTTAGATAAATCATATTATAATTTATCATCAAAAAATAATGATCCAAAGTTAGTAACTGTTGACCGAAAATTATCAGAACCAAATTCCTTTAATCCGGTATCGGTCTTTAAAGCAGACTTTGATCGAATGGGTTTTTTACCAATTGAATCAATTTATAATAATGGTGATGAGTTTCAAAAATGAATTTTTATTTATTTTGGAATTAAAAATTCAGATGATTTTGATTTTGATAATCAAAATGATTTTGTCATTAAAACGCTTTATGTTTTACGGGAAATTGAACTTGATATTGTAAAAAAAATAATGGATTATAAATTACTTGAATTAATACCATTAAAAACAAATAGCGCCTGACAAAAATATAATGATTTAATGGAAACTTATAGTTTAATTTCGAAATTGAATATTATTGAACATTGAAATCAAATTTGAACAAGTTTGTTATCGTATGTTCCATTTTGATTTACTCCAATTGAACGAAGCAATATTGATTTTAATGTTCAAAACAATTATTTAATGAGTTATCAAGATTTTCCAATATTATTGGGCATGACAGATAAAAAAGTTAATCTTTATCCACCACCATTCTTAAATATTAACTTATTATTATATATTTATTTAGGAATATCTGGTTTATTTTTACTTAATTCTTACCTAGTTTTATGCTGCAAAAATATTACTTAA
- the rpmA gene encoding 50S ribosomal protein L27: MKFLLGLQLFASKKGVGSTKNGRDSHSKRLGAKRADGQIIRAGSIIYRQRGTKVHPGVNVGRGGDDTLFALIDGILKFEKFERNKTKASVYQKQVK; this comes from the coding sequence ATGAAGTTCTTATTAGGGTTACAGTTATTTGCTTCAAAAAAAGGAGTAGGGTCGACTAAAAATGGTCGTGATTCACATTCAAAACGATTAGGCGCAAAAAGAGCTGATGGCCAAATAATTAGAGCAGGATCAATCATTTATCGTCAACGTGGAACAAAAGTTCACCCAGGAGTAAATGTTGGGCGTGGTGGAGATGATACCTTATTTGCCTTAATTGATGGAATTCTTAAGTTTGAAAAATTTGAACGAAATAAAACAAAAGCATCAGTTTATCAAAAACAAGTTAAATAA
- a CDS encoding ribosomal-processing cysteine protease Prp, which produces MIKIIITKTEQKIKKIEITGHAKAAEYGKNLVCAAITAITTGGLNAIDQIKPDSCEFLVKEGLINIIVKNDSADLQVMLQTIYYQFLTIYQQYQKFISVKEVEE; this is translated from the coding sequence ATGATTAAAATTATAATTACTAAAACTGAACAAAAAATTAAAAAAATTGAAATTACTGGTCATGCGAAAGCAGCTGAATATGGCAAAAACCTTGTTTGTGCGGCAATAACAGCAATTACAACGGGTGGTTTAAATGCAATTGATCAAATTAAACCAGATAGTTGTGAGTTCCTTGTTAAGGAAGGACTAATTAATATTATTGTCAAAAATGATAGTGCTGACTTACAAGTTATGTTACAAACAATTTATTATCAATTTTTAACAATTTATCAGCAATATCAAAAATTTATTAGTGTAAAGGAGGTTGAAGAATAA
- the sufB gene encoding Fe-S cluster assembly protein SufB, translated as MPKLKQEKEIKEISSYKYGFNDGDISYYNTGKGLNEAIINEISDHKNEPTWMREYRLQSYHNFLKMKNPSWGPNLQFMDFNEYIYYIKPTEHIVTKWEEVPEKIKETFDRLGLPEAEREYLAGIKAQYDSEPVYSSMLKEVEEKGIIFLDCDTALREHPELFKKYFGTLVPNMDNKYATLNGAVWSGGSFIYVPKGVKLEKPLQAYFRINYQNSGQFERTLIIVDDDAELHYIEGCTAPVYSCDFLHAAIVEIFVGKNAKMRYTTVQNWSDNVLNLVTKRSIVEENGQMEWIDGNIGSKINMKYPSVILKGNNSKGQCISIAVAKENVIQDAGSKMIHLGKNTSSKIISKSMTFNGGTANYRGLVHIGPKAQYSKARVKCDTLILDGKSHSDTIPQNKVYNNESQIEHEATVSKVSEEQLFYLQNRGLSEQEALEMIIMGFLEPFMKELPMEYAIELNQLIKMDMEGSVG; from the coding sequence ATGCCAAAATTAAAACAAGAAAAAGAAATTAAAGAAATTTCTAGTTATAAATATGGTTTTAATGACGGAGACATTTCCTACTATAATACGGGAAAAGGTCTTAATGAAGCAATTATTAATGAAATTTCAGATCATAAAAATGAACCAACATGAATGCGAGAATATCGGTTACAGTCATATCATAATTTTTTAAAAATGAAAAATCCAAGTTGAGGTCCAAATCTCCAATTTATGGATTTTAATGAGTATATTTATTATATTAAGCCAACAGAACATATTGTGACAAAATGAGAAGAAGTTCCTGAAAAAATTAAAGAAACCTTTGATCGATTAGGCTTACCAGAGGCAGAACGGGAATATTTAGCTGGAATTAAAGCCCAATATGATAGTGAACCTGTTTATAGTAGTATGCTGAAAGAAGTTGAAGAAAAAGGGATTATTTTCTTGGATTGTGACACGGCATTACGAGAACATCCAGAATTATTTAAAAAATATTTTGGAACACTAGTTCCTAATATGGATAATAAATATGCAACGTTAAATGGGGCAGTTTGATCGGGGGGATCATTTATTTATGTTCCGAAAGGCGTTAAATTAGAAAAACCATTACAAGCTTATTTTCGGATTAATTATCAGAATAGTGGACAGTTTGAACGAACATTAATTATTGTTGACGATGATGCTGAGTTACATTATATTGAAGGTTGTACAGCACCAGTTTATTCGTGTGATTTTTTGCATGCAGCGATTGTCGAAATTTTTGTTGGGAAAAATGCTAAAATGCGTTATACCACAGTTCAAAATTGAAGTGATAATGTTTTAAATTTAGTTACAAAACGGAGTATTGTTGAGGAAAATGGTCAAATGGAATGAATTGATGGTAACATTGGTTCAAAAATTAATATGAAATATCCTAGTGTTATTTTAAAAGGGAATAATAGTAAAGGACAATGTATTTCAATTGCTGTTGCTAAAGAAAATGTGATTCAAGATGCCGGTTCAAAAATGATTCATTTAGGGAAAAATACCTCTTCGAAGATTATTTCTAAATCAATGACTTTTAATGGGGGAACAGCCAATTATCGTGGCTTAGTTCATATTGGTCCTAAAGCACAATATTCAAAAGCAAGGGTTAAATGTGATACCTTAATTTTAGATGGAAAATCACACTCTGATACAATTCCCCAAAACAAGGTTTATAATAATGAATCACAAATTGAACATGAAGCAACAGTAAGTAAAGTTTCCGAAGAACAGCTGTTTTATTTACAAAATCGTGGTTTATCTGAGCAAGAAGCTTTAGAAATGATTATTATGGGATTTTTAGAACCTTTTATGAAAGAATTACCAATGGAGTATGCCATTGAATTAAATCAATTAATTAAAATGGATATGGAAGGTAGTGTTGGTTAA
- the nusG gene encoding transcription termination/antitermination protein NusG, whose protein sequence is MLGKNTITDEIIDNDKANDKLDSGENLKDMTKYPGKWYVINCYSGHEDRVRDDLIQRVESLNMKDVVFDIRVVKEMVPAKKGKPIEKNVYPGYIFINMIMNDEAWYIVRNTTGVTGFIGSSGRGTKPFPLTDQEAKTMLSKSIVAKKAASQQGKKVKKVFVANFKVNDYVRILSGIFTEMEGQVTKIDTSKGIATVNLEMFGRLTPTEVEFDQCEKIG, encoded by the coding sequence ATGTTAGGGAAAAACACAATAACAGATGAAATCATTGATAATGATAAAGCGAATGATAAATTGGATAGCGGTGAGAATTTAAAGGATATGACAAAATATCCTGGGAAATGATATGTAATTAATTGTTATTCTGGTCATGAAGATCGTGTTCGTGATGACTTAATCCAACGGGTAGAATCATTAAATATGAAAGATGTTGTTTTTGATATTAGAGTTGTCAAAGAAATGGTTCCAGCGAAAAAAGGAAAACCAATCGAAAAGAATGTTTATCCAGGATATATTTTTATTAATATGATTATGAATGATGAAGCTTGATATATTGTTCGGAATACAACAGGCGTTACTGGATTTATTGGTTCATCAGGACGAGGAACAAAACCATTTCCTTTAACGGACCAAGAAGCAAAAACAATGCTTTCAAAATCAATCGTTGCAAAAAAAGCGGCATCGCAACAAGGGAAAAAAGTAAAAAAAGTATTTGTGGCAAACTTTAAAGTTAACGATTATGTTCGAATTCTATCCGGAATTTTTACCGAAATGGAAGGACAAGTAACAAAAATTGATACTTCAAAAGGGATTGCAACAGTAAATTTAGAAATGTTTGGTCGTTTAACGCCTACTGAAGTTGAATTTGACCAATGTGAAAAAATAGGTTAG
- a CDS encoding preprotein translocase subunit SecE → MAKKEKQKKEIKTALTKEEKRVLKIQKKNEKAVLIFQKKTNKVAPIQVGTKKEIIAPAVYKNGDPIKKGFFKRENSGKNKKTNWKLAFREFPVKMAKEVTRIRWTSKGSLGHKFLITILFIISFAVFYLVLDLVLHHLLTVARII, encoded by the coding sequence ATGGCAAAAAAGGAAAAACAAAAAAAGGAAATTAAAACTGCTTTAACAAAAGAAGAAAAAAGAGTTTTAAAAATTCAAAAGAAAAATGAAAAAGCAGTTTTAATTTTTCAAAAAAAAACAAATAAGGTAGCACCAATTCAAGTTGGAACGAAAAAAGAAATTATCGCCCCAGCAGTTTATAAAAATGGTGACCCAATAAAAAAAGGTTTTTTCAAACGCGAAAATTCAGGTAAAAATAAAAAGACTAATTGAAAATTAGCTTTCCGTGAATTTCCTGTTAAAATGGCAAAAGAAGTTACAAGAATTCGTTGAACAAGTAAAGGTAGTTTAGGACACAAGTTTTTAATCACAATTTTATTTATTATTTCTTTTGCGGTATTTTATTTAGTATTAGATTTAGTTTTACATCATTTACTAACTGTTGCTCGCATTATATAA
- the rpmG gene encoding 50S ribosomal protein L33: MREKIILVCSECLNRNYTTFKNKMTQKERLEVNKFCKTCNKHTKHKETR, from the coding sequence ATGCGCGAAAAGATCATATTAGTGTGTTCCGAGTGTTTAAATCGAAATTATACAACGTTTAAAAACAAAATGACACAAAAAGAACGTTTAGAAGTAAATAAATTTTGTAAAACATGTAATAAACATACTAAACATAAAGAAACAAGGTAG
- a CDS encoding DDE-type integrase/transposase/recombinase, producing the protein MKENNIQAEYVKRMRRKILIKQNRNKNIIKYPDLVNHNFNDIKERFSILFTDVTYLIWNGKKHYQSTILDGYTKEIIDVKWSKFNNNKLVIDNLNDAINKIKKIKKDLNKTIIHSDHGYQYTSKDYNSKCLDNKIIISMGKNYHCADNIIIESFHSLLKKGTIHNKNYKSHNEYINDVKK; encoded by the coding sequence ATGAAAGAAAATAATATTCAAGCTGAATATGTAAAGCGTATGCGTAGAAAAATATTAATAAAACAAAATAGAAATAAAAATATAATTAAATATCCTGATTTAGTAAATCATAATTTTAATGATATTAAAGAAAGATTTTCAATTTTATTTACTGATGTAACTTATTTAATTTGAAATGGTAAAAAACATTATCAATCAACAATACTTGATGGATATACTAAAGAAATTATTGATGTAAAATGATCAAAATTTAATAATAACAAACTTGTAATTGATAATTTAAATGATGCAATTAATAAAATTAAAAAAATAAAAAAAGATCTAAATAAAACAATAATTCATTCAGATCACGGATATCAATATACATCTAAAGATTATAATAGTAAATGTTTAGATAACAAAATTATAATTTCAATGGGTAAAAATTATCATTGTGCAGACAACATTATTATTGAAAGTTTTCATTCATTACTTAAAAAAGGAACAATCCATAATAAAAATTATAAATCTCATAATGAATATATTAATGATGTTAAAAAATAA
- a CDS encoding DDE-type integrase/transposase/recombinase produces the protein MKENNIQAEYVKRMRRKILIKQNRNKNIIKYPDLVNRNFNDIKERFSILFTDVTYLIWNGKKHYQSTILDGYTKEIIDVKWSKFNNNKLVIDNLNDAINKIKKIKKDLNKTIIHSDHGYQYTSKDYNSKCLNNKIIISMGKNYHCADNIIIESFHSLLKKGTIHNKNYKSHNEYINDVKKWNKWYSNQKEKYIINESL, from the coding sequence ATGAAAGAAAATAATATTCAAGCTGAATATGTAAAGCGTATGCGTAGAAAAATATTAATAAAACAAAATAGAAATAAAAATATAATTAAATATCCTGATTTAGTAAATCGTAATTTTAATGATATTAAAGAAAGATTTTCAATTTTATTTACTGATGTAACTTATTTAATTTGAAATGGTAAAAAACATTATCAATCAACAATACTTGATGGATATACTAAAGAAATTATTGATGTAAAATGATCAAAATTTAATAATAACAAACTTGTAATTGATAATTTAAATGATGCAATTAATAAAATTAAAAAAATAAAAAAAGATCTAAATAAAACAATAATTCATTCAGATCACGGATATCAATATACATCTAAAGATTACAATAGTAAATGTTTAAATAACAAAATTATAATTTCAATGGGTAAAAATTATCATTGTGCAGACAACATTATTATTGAAAGTTTTCATTCATTACTTAAAAAAGGAACAATCCATAATAAAAATTATAAATCTCATAATGAATATATTAATGATGTTAAAAAATGAAATAAATGATATTCAAACCAAAAAGAAAAATATATAATAAATGAAAGTTTGTAA